In a single window of the Drosophila albomicans strain 15112-1751.03 chromosome 3, ASM965048v2, whole genome shotgun sequence genome:
- the LOC117571394 gene encoding CCR4-NOT transcription complex subunit 1 isoform X1, with the protein MNVENQLKTPLTQIRNLVKHVNKRNFNESSEQIKQFIQDYGLEADRSCLRYLFTVLNLNDSAPNVAAQLQAKLLGAHLQRQLQSSSFVTNICIAFDHHFAKQKSLKPLALAELIGQVAKLTGINKLCECIFALAVTHSTHPELRQCARDSLRHLLPELLDSYLGHNAAAASGLHEISFDLLQYLLCCLNEYVSPQLESQFLDKLREEFPREAVPLVLAPLLYRSATTSHTTSTTTSTTASSSSKSNETDAEEETPNTNTANTGSSWSSSNADNLNEVGIEDIYDHLSEIIFSKQGKNNIMDTSWINLILEIGYEFTSSVEECKNHLCCGGASRELQPKDVAKIVGLMCRRHSSLLDCNVNLPTPANFWPGQGQQQGGGGGGSGSGSQSTQQNSNNNNNDGGSESGSSASDKKDKKETTDATQTWKPDVFVQALKELVPQLNWKDVCMEFDHPEFILKDRIGLDLLLTILRLATQSNLFPQPECIYRHWANTEGQLSLITTMLKNPDLFSFADYVFSQPTLDVLKTPPDADNKEIAAWKSLHLVEVLLSIADKGYFSQVHELFKFPAQNCPDVLFLALLHINPPITPLRQDLFNQLIPTFLGNHPNSNVILGSAWSSTNFQLRNSIMNAMSEWYLRGSEYDQVKLSRILDLAQDLKALSSLLNARSFLFIIDLACLASRREYLKLEKWLSDKIREHGEPFIQAMIKVLQRRCPQVTNAKLPEDQLPPKQAQLLPETVTTMISCLQACINTCMQSEMVEIIMQMVANVAIMANKARAAQQQQQQQQQQQQQQQQAGGPQGLVPPPPNIMRGHRGMDLPGGGIVPGAVPPPPQPQQPFSANLNAQQMFGPGGMDPLTNMSNNLAGLNLGGPNGAFNFGGMLNNLVSTPASPSRLMNPGANPYPPIPIQIPAPPPPNVGNLGRMLPTGPQPTPTTPNPSSGMADLQMPVSKEVEDEANSYFQRIYNHQPNPTLSIDEVLDILQRFKESSNRREQEVFLCMLRNLFEEYRFFAHYPEKELQITAQLFGGIIDRNLVPTFVALGLSLRCVLDALRKPEGSKLYYFGVTALDRFKTRLHTYNKYCEHIRSIPHFTDFPQHLIQYVEYGMHGQEPPQQKLIGLSNTIPSALGQGAADPLYRANSMPGNMPAASNVLKPPVVVSHATRMKSIANATNIDTLLVANQEEKVTVPPEPVQDKTAFIFNNLSQLNIPQKCEEIKEIMTKEYWPWLAQYLVLKRASMEFNFHTLYYNFLDALKNSEINRFVTKETLRNIKVLLRSDKGVINFSDRSLLKNLGHWLGMMTLGRNRPILQIDLDLKSLLAEAYHKGQQELLFVVPFVAKILESSAKSRIFKSPNPWTMGIMYVLGELHQEPDLKLNLKFEIEVLCKTLNLELDKLKPVIYLKDPTRALLIEQQMSQPKPKAVEAPPQQQQQQQQPPPQQQQQQPPPPPPSAEVDPQAMMMNNSNAPGSVSSPNLPTDPSQVVLPPPEPRYSYVEVNVTNFQLIAQQLVLPANIPFLHANPGIKHIVVNAIERTITDWLQPVVDRSIRIACATTEQIIRKDFALDADENRMRTAAHQMVRNLAAGMAMITGKDEIARAISQNLHKAFISALTGVSSMSDIQAASVQLANENVELVCAFIQKTSAEKSALEIDRRLSTDFETRKIAREEGSRFVDAQILSYQQERLPEPVRLKVGPAPPTLYAVYSEFARSIPGFQQMSDRDIALFVPKPQDLQPPNVFANDESSMVYAEVASKMEAFMNAAMNVPTLQLQASKIAMLLNALMNTRRLRDQESAFNLLTRAVEGLTEGLINVQDHMEQMKLYRDIHLRILSLLHNSFGAPNTERAVTKCFFDIREDVRYNVEAARALITSHFVNLNQFDGMLRDCMDNGNNYVAFSFGIALIERLIMEDRAINIVSDNEFMATVELLGRLTQHRHRYPECIVNAIETLWSGNLNTSDYGPFNPGERYLAGTSHYIHSGMHHVRSCDTDDPPGLQEKTEFLLKDWVALYTQQNQQTTRDARHFGAFVQKMNTYGILKTDDLITRFFRQATHICTDVVYRMFAEPSLPINQAKNKIFQWIDAFVHLIAMLVRHSGEAGNPTTKINLLNKVLGIVLGTLLKDHEMRGVGFQQVGYHRFFMMLFMELCSADVNLESLMHSIVSAFAYTYHLLNPSVAPGFCFAWLELISHRVFLGRILVQIPGQKGWPLYAQLLQDLFKYLAPFLRNTELGKPVQLLYKGTLRVLLVLLHDFPEFLCDYHFGFCDTIPPNCVQMRNIILSAFPRNMRLPDPFTPNLKVDMLSDSSNAPKVCSSYIMNIQPPNFKKDLDSYLKARAPVTFLSELRGHLQVTSEPGTRYNMTLMNALVMYVGTQAIALIRNKNFVPNTSNIAHSAHMDIFQNLAVDLDTEGRYLFLNAIANQLRYPNSHTHYFSCAVLHLFAEANSEAIQEQITRVLLERLIVNRPHPWGLLITFIELIKNPIYKFWDHDFVHCAPEITKLFESVARSCLAKSNVTQQLNMAVDGENQEVVNIN; encoded by the exons ATGAACGTAGAGAACCAATTGAAGACACCGCTAACGCAGATTCGTAATTTGGTCAAACACGTGAACAAACGAAATTTTAATGAGAGCAGCGAACAAATAAAGCAG TTCATCCAAGATTACGGCCTCGAAGCGGATCGCAGCTGTCTCCGCTATCTGTTCACGGTACTCAACTTGAACGATTCGGCTCCAAACGTCGCTGCCCAGCTGCAGGCGAAGCTGCTTGGAGCCCACTTGCAGCGTCAACTGCAGAGTTCATCGTTTGTGACCAACATTTGCATAGCCTTCGATCATCACTTTGCCAAACAAAAG AGTCTGAAGCCGCTTGCTCTTGCCGAGCTCATTGGACAGGTTGCCAAGCTCACTGGCATAAACAAACTCTGCGAGTGTATCTTTGCGCTAGCGGTCACCCATAGCACACATCCGGAACTTCGTCAGTGTGCTCGGGACAGTCTACGGCATCTGCTGCCCGAGTTGCTCGATTCGTATTTGGGTCACAACGCGGCTGCAGCGAGTGGATTGCACGAGATCTCGTTTGACCTGCTGCAGTATTTGCTGTGCTGTTTGAACGAATACGTTTCACCGCAGTTGGAATCGCAGTTTCTGGACAAACTGCGCGAGGAGTTTCCACGTGAGGCGGTGCCATTGGTTTTAGCGCCGCTTTTGTATCGCAGTGCAACAACGTCGCACACAACCAGCAcaacaacgtcgacgacgGCCTCGTCGAGCTCCAAGTCCAACGAAACTGATGCTGAGGAGGAGACGCCGAACACGAATACGGCGAACACCGGCAGCAGTTGGAGCAGCTCCAATGCAGATAATCTGAATGAAGTTGGCATTGAGGATATCTATGACCACTTATCCGagataatattttcaaaacag ggcaaaaataatattatggACACATCTTGGATTAATTTAATCCTTGAAATCGGTTATGAATTTACATCGAGCGTTGAAGAGTGCAAAAATCATTTGTGTTGCGGCGGTGCCTCTCGCGAGTTGCAGCCCAAAGATGTTGCCAAAATTGTGGGTCTCATGTGCCGACGTCACTCGTCGTTGCTCGACTGCAATGTAAATCTACCGACACCAGCCAACTTTTGGCCTGGACAGGGACAACAGCAAGGTGGAGGAGGCGGCGGCTCTGGCTCTGGTTCCCAGTCCACCCAACAGAActccaacaataacaacaatgatgGCGGAAGCGAATCTGGCAGCTCGGCCAGTGACAAAAAGGACAAGAAGGAGACGACAGATGCAACACAAACATGGAAGCCGGATGTCTTTGTGCAAGCGCTCAAGGAGCTGGTGCCACAACTCAACTGGAAGGATGTGTGCATGG AGTTCGATCATCCCGAATTTATCTTAAAGGATCGCATTGGCCTAGACCTGCTGCTAACCATCTTAAGGCTGGCCACCCAATCGAATCTGTTTCCTCAACCGGAATGCATTTATCGCCACTGGGCGAACACAGAGGGTCAGCTGTCGCTGATTACGACAATGCTGAAGAATCCCGATCTGTTCTCCTTTGCCGACTACGTCTTCAGTCAGCCTACGTTGGATGTGCTAAAGACGCCACCCGATGCGGATAACAAGGAGATTGCCGCATGGAAATCACTGCATTTGGTTGAAGTGCTGCTCTCCATAGCGGACAAGGGATACTTTAGTCAAGTGCACGAACTGTTCAAATTTCCAGCGCAAAATTGTCCCGATGTGCTATTCCTGGCATTGTTGCACATTAATCCGCCAATCACGCCATTGCGACAGGATCTATTCAATCAGTTGATACCCACGTTCCTGGGCAATCATCCTAATTCGAATGTGATTTTGGGCAGTGCCTGGAGCTCAACAAACTTTCAGTTGCGCAACAGCATCATGAACGCCATGTCAGAGTGGTATTTGCGTGGCAGTGAATACGATCAGGTGAAACTGTCGCGCATCTTGGATCTGGCCCAGGATTTGAAGGCGCTGTCGTCACTGCTTAATGCACGCTCATTTCTGTTCATCATTGATTTGGCCTGTTTGGCCTCGCGTCGCGAATACTTGAAGTTGGAGAAGTGGTTGAGCGACAAGATACGTGAGCATGGCGAGCCCTTCATCCAAGCCATGATCAAGGTGTTGCAACGTCGCTGTCCCCAGGTGACCAATGCCAAGCTACCTGAAGATCAGCTTCCCCCCAAGCAAGCTCAACTGTTGCCCGAAACCGTAACCACAATGATCAGCTGTCTGCAAGCGTGTATCAACACTTGCATGCAATCCGAAATGGTTGAAATAATCATGCAGATGGTGGCAAATGTTGCTATCATGGCGAACAAAGCGCGTGctgcacaacagcaacaacaacagcagcagcagcagcaacaacaacagcaacaggctgGTGGACCTCAAGGCTTAGTGCCACCTCCGCCAAACATTATGCGGGGACATCGTGGCATGGATTTGCCGGGTGGAGGCATTGTGCCTGGCGCTGTGCCACCACcgccgcagccacagcagccatTCTCTGCCAACCTGAATGCACAGCAAATGTTTGGACCCGGCGGCATGGATCCGTTGACCAACATGTCCAACAATCTGGCCGGCCTCAATCTTGGAGGTCCAAATGGAGCATTCAACTTTGGCGGCATGCTGA ACAACTTGGTTTCTACTCCAGCATCTCCGTCACGACTCATGAATCCCGGCGCCAACCCCTATCCGCCCATTCCCATACAGATCCCAGCACCACCGCCACCAAATGTGGGTAATCTGGGACGTATGTTGCCAACGGGGCCACAGCCAACACCAACGACGCCAAATCCCAGCTCAGGCATGGCTGATCTGCAGATGCCCGTATCCAAGGAGGTGGAGGATGAGGCGAACTCATACTTTCAACGCATCTACAACCATCAGCCGAATCCCACGCTCTCAATCGATGAGGTGCTGGACATTCTCCAGCGCTTCAAGGAGTCGAGCAATCGTCGCGAACAGGAGGTCTTCCTTTGCATGCTGCGCAATCTCTTTGAGGAGTATCGCTTCTTTGCCCACTATCCCGAGAAGGAGTTGCAAATAACAGCGCAGCTCTTTGGCGGCATCATCGATAGGAATTTGGTGCCCACATTCGTGGCGTTGGGACTCTCGTTGCGCTGTGTGCTCGACGCTCTGCGCAAACCCGAAGGTTCCAAGCTCTATTACTTTGGTGTGACGGCACTCGATCGCTTCAAGACACGACTGCACACCTACAACAAGTACTGCGAGCACATACGCTCCATACCGCACTTTACTGACTTCCCGCAACATCTGATTCAGTATGTGGAGTACGGCATGCATGGCCAGGAGCCACCGCAGCAGAAACTGATTGGCCTCAGCAATACCATACCATCAGCCCTTGGCCAGGGAGCAGCTGATCCATTGTATCGTGCTAATTCAATGCCCG GCAATATGCCAGCTGCTTCGAATGTGCTAAAGCCACCAGTTGTGGTCTCTCATGCAACACGCATGAAGTCCATTGCGAATGCCACCAATATTGATACGCTGCTGGTTGCCAACCAGGAGGAAAAGGTGACGGTGCCACCAGAGCCGGTGCAGGACAAAACTGCGTTCATATTCAACAACCTCAGCCAGctgaatataccgcaaaagtGCGAGGAGATCAAGGAGATCATGACCAAAGAGTATTGGCCCTGGCTGGCGCAGTATTTGGTGCTGAAGCGAGCCTCCATGGAGTTCAACTTCCACACGCTCTACTACAATTTCCTTGATGCACTAAAGAATAGCGAAATCAACAGATTTGTGACGAAGGAAACGCTGCGTAACATCAAGGTGTTGTTGCGTTCCGACAAGGGTGTCATTAATTTCTCGGATCGCAGTCTGCTCAAGAATCTTGGCCATTGGCTGGGCATGATGACCCTCGGACGCAATCGTCCGATCCTGCAGATAGATTTGGATCTCAAGTCCCTGCTCGCCGAGGCTTATCACAAGGGACAGCAGGAGCTGTTGTTTGTGGTGCCATTTGTGGCCAAGATACTTGAGTCGTCGGCCAAGTCACGCATTTTTAAATCGCCCAATCCCTGGACCATGGGTATTATGTATGTGCTGGGGGAACTGCATCAGGAGCCGGATCTCAAACTGAACCTTAAGTTCGAAATCGAAGTGCTGTGCAAAACGCTCAATCTGGAGCTGGACAAATTGAAGCCAGTCATCTATCTGAAGGATCCAACGCGTGCGCTGCTCATCGAACAACAGATGTCGCAACCCAAGCCAAAGGCTGTCGAGGCGccgccacaacaacaacagcagcagcaacaaccgccgccacaacagcaacagcagcaacctcCACCGCCACCACCATCAGCTGAGGTGGATCCACAGGCTATGATGATGAACAACTCGAACGCACCAGGATCTGTGTCGTCACCCAATCTGCCCACGGATCCCAGCCAAGTGGTGTTGCCACCGCCAGAGCCACGCTACTCTTACGTCGAGGTGAACGTGACCAATTTCCAGCTGATTGCCCAGCAATTGGTGTTGCCAGCGAACATTCCGTTCCTTCACGCCAATCCCGGCATCAAGCACATCGTGGTTAATGCCATCGAACGCACAATTACCGATTGGTTGCAGCCCGTCGTTGATCGCAGCATACGCATTGCCTGCGCTACCACAGAACAGATTATACGTAAAGATTTCGCTCTGGATGCGGACGAGAATCGCATGCGCACCGCTGCCCATCAAATGGTACGCAATCTGGCCGCTGGCATGGCCATGATCACGGGCAAAGACGAAATCGCACGTGCCATCAGTCAGAATCTGCACAAGGCGTTTATTAGTGCACTCACTGGTGTGTCCAGCATGTCCGACATTCAGGCTGCATCCGTGCAGTTGGCCAACGAGAATGTGGAGCTGGTGTGCGCCTTCATACAGAAGACATCGGCAGAGAAATCGGCCCTCGAGATCGATCGACGACTGTCGACCGACTTTGAGACGAGGAAGATTGCACGCGAAGAGGGCAGTCGCTTTGTCGACGCTCAGATCTTGAGCTACCAGCAGGAGCGTCTGCCGGAGCCAGTGCGTCTCAAGGTGGGCCCAGCACCGCCCACTCTGTATGCTGTCTACTCGGAGTTTGCACGCAGCATTCCCGGATTCCAGCAGATGAGCGATCGTGACATTGCACTGTTTGTGCCGAAGCCGCAGGATTTGCAGCCACCGAATGTGTTTGCCAACGATGAGAGCAGCATGGTCTATGCCGAGGTCGCTTCCAAAATGGAAGCGTTCATGAATGCTGCTATGAATGTGCCCACACTGCAGCTGCAGGCCAGCAAGATTGCGATGCTTTTGAATGCACTGATGAACACACGTCGCTTGCGCGATCAGGAATCTGCTTTTAATCTCTTGACCCGTGCCGTTGAGGGCTTGACTGAGGGTCTGATTAATGTTCAGGATCACATGGAACAAATGAAGCTGTACCGCGATATCCACTTGCGCATTCTCAGTCTGCTGCACAACAGCTTTGGCGCCCCGAACACTGAGCGTGCGGTGACCAAGTGCTTCTTTGACATTCGCGAGGATGTGCGCTACAATGTGGAGGCGGCTCGCGCCCTGATTACATCCCACTTTGTCAACCTCAATCAGTTTGATGGTATGCTGCGCGATTGCATggacaatggcaacaactaTGTTGCCTTCTCGTTTGGCATTGCGCTGATCGAGCGTTTGATTATGGAGGATCGTGCCATCAACATTGTGTCGGACAATGAATTCATGGCTACAGTTGAGCTCCTTGGACGGCTGACACAACATCGTCATCGCTATCCCGAGTGCATTGTGAATGCTATTGAGACACTCTGGTCTGGCAATCTCAACACCAGCGACTATGGACCATTCAATCCTGGTGAGCGTTATCTCGCTGGCACATCGCATTACATTCACTCCGGCATGCATCATGTTAGG tcATGCGACACAGATGATCCGCCAGGTCTACAGGAGAAGACCGAGTTTCTGCTCAAGGATTGGGTTGCCCTTTACACACAGCAGAATCAGCAGACAACTCGCGATGCGCGCCATTTCGGTGCCTTCGTCCAGAAGATGAACACATATGGCATTTTGAAGACGGATGATCTGATTACACGTTTCTTCCGTCAGGCAACACACATTTGCACAGATGTGGTGTACCGCATGTTTGCGGAACCCAGTCTGCCCATCAACCAGGCCAAGAACAAGATATTCCAATGGATCGATGCTTTCGTGCATTTGATTGCGATGCTCGTGCGCCATTCCGGCGAAGCGGGTAACCCAACAACCAAGATCAATCTGTTGAACAAAGTGCTGGGCATTGTGCTCGGTACACTGCTGAAGGATCATGAGATGCGTGGGGTCGGCTTCCAGCAGGTTGGCTACCATCGCTTCTTCATGATGCTCTTCATGGAACTGTGCAGCGCCGATGTGAACTTGGAGTCGCTGATGCACAGCATCGTGTCGGCCTTTGCCTACACATATCATCTGCTCAATCCGAGCGTTGCGCCAGGCTTCTGCTTTGCCTGGCTGGAGCTCATCTCTCACCGCGTCTTCCTTGGCCGCATTTTGGTGCAGATACCCGGCCAGAAGGGTTGGCCTCTGTATGCCCAACTGTTGCAGGATCTCTTCAAATATCTCGCACCATTCTTGCGCAACACCGAACTGGGCAAACCCGTCCAGTTGCTCTACAAGGGCACGCTGCGCGTCCTGCTCGTGTTGCTGCACGATTTCCCAGAGTTCCTCTGCGACTATCACTTCGGCTTCTGCGACACCATACCGCCTAACTGTGTCCAGATGCGTAACATCATTCTCTCAGCCTTTCCACGCAACATGCGTCTACCCGATCCCTTCACACCCAATCTGAAAGTTGATATGCTTTCGGACAGCAGCAATGCGCCCAAGGTGTGCAGCAGCTACATCATGAACATTCAGCCGCCCAACTTTAAAAAGGATCTGGACTCTTATTTGAAGGCACGCGCTCCCGTCACATTCCTCTCGGAACTGCGTGGTCATCTGCAGGTGACCAGTGAGCCAGGCACACGCTACAACATGACGCTGATGAATGCCTTGGTCATGTACGTGGGCACCCAGGCAATTGCCCTAATCAG GAACAAGAACTTTGTGCCCAACACATCGAACATTGCGCACAGCGCACACATGGACATCTTCCAGAATCTGGCCGTTGATCTGGACACCGAGGGTCGCTATCTATTCCTGAACGCCATTGCCAATCAGTTGCGCTATCCCAACAGTCACACGCACTACTTTAGTTGTGCCGTGTTGCATTTGTTCGCCGAGGCCAACTCTGAGGCAATTCAAGAGCAGATCACACGTGTTCTGCTCGAGCGTTTGATTGTAAATCGCCCACATCCATGGGGACTGCTCATTACATTCATTGAGCTAATCAAGAACCCGATTTACAAGTTCTGGGATCATGATTTCGTGCACTGTGCACCCGAGATTACCAA